Proteins encoded in a region of the Zea mays cultivar B73 chromosome 2, Zm-B73-REFERENCE-NAM-5.0, whole genome shotgun sequence genome:
- the LOC103647380 gene encoding uncharacterized protein → MPGAGVKPPAPPVEAATGLPPRRLTPSRVSAKRSWPPGCGRFPAPLPAPASPAAAGPEVNGVDGAFTIVGGRADDEAAPAVISPSAQNGCPDKVEEAVAAATVSPLPENGAPPRPQGSDKVEEAAATVSPLPENGAPPRQQGSDKVEEAVAAATVSPLPQNGAPPRQQGSDKVEEVADPAAVSPVAQSCGLPHQEDDKVDDLSAVLPAARSSALPHALPQSGPERARQDGDGGENGEVQLVGGAVKLSSDGQQGDRVVQVAGPTLEVLGSCTTVGASSMQNGGEGDGLLVAAEKGCGGSSDMGQEVAANDFTEIENKTGTGELQGKENGIAGSRTKRWSSESSLNPLPKRRAVSAVRKFPPGCGRTIVTTADSGVLEVSPIRSFAPSFGMSAVNTTGSGDREWLPSEATPVNNGDALVAIPVLVLGESAFPTSAIEASNKKVESKKIVDEGHSKAHNRVQVRDDFAGTKQDGDQRNVVSKATQRNVSDEKMNGKFSAHKGEQVAQEMVDHKMKNELESSLQRSNLRTPLSNPIDVKVKRLDSGKMNAGLLGNARSSAGGKMQSKTLSAKKEVSSNMNTKQNKFAHKLKSDDTSKGNLHLSARESKLGTHVAINQIEEPNQIIVQALMAPDNCPWTRGRKSFASASKSLVPRNKLKGKDGSASKSLVRMNKIKEKDTTRKDILARKVTSNESINDETMDDNETRGREPIDSTSKWLVPVNKLDATPNDIPVGKVVSCDSSNDEAMDDNDGIILEDDDNSRALVVYGQKQEMCLTVLPVVPSGSHHKQSRDHDIDARSKVRKLLQLFQATYRKLTQVEEQGKRKVGRIDIEAAKALKNDPIYKKLGAVVGNFPGVEVGDEFHFRVELSIIGLHGPLQAGIATSKVNGINVAISIVASGGYPDELSSSDELIYTGSGGKAGGNKEGDDQKLERGNLALKNCIETKTPVRVIHGFKGQNRSEIGHSKGKQTSIFIYDGLYEVLECWQEGPKGERVFKYKLQRIAGQPELALHAVKATRKSKVREGLCLPDISQGRERIPICVINTIDDMKPAPFKYITEVIYPDWYEKEPPKGCNCTNGCSDSITCACAVKNGGEIMFNFNGAIVEARPLIYECGPSCRCPPTCHNRVSQHGVKIPLEIFKTGKTGWGVRSLSSISSGSFICEYTGELLEDEEAEKRENDEYLFDIGHNYHDKELWEGLKSVVGLGSATSSSETMEGFTIDASECGNVGRFINHSCSPNLYAQNVLWDHDDMRMPHVMFFAVENIPPLQELTYHYNYKIGEVYINGEEKVKHCYCGASDCCGRLY, encoded by the exons ATGCCCGGGGCCGGTGTGAAGCCGCCGGCGCCGCCAGTCGAGGCCGCGACGGGGCTACCGCCGCGCAGGTTGACACCTTCGAGAGTCTCCGCCAAGCGGTCCTGGCCGCCCGGGTGCGGTCGGTTCCCTGCGCCTCTGCCCGCGCCGGCCTCTCCGGCCGCGGCAGGTCCTGAGGTGAATGGCGTTGATGGCGCCTTCACCATCGTCGGCGGCAGGGCCGACGACGAGGCCGCCCCCGCTGtcatttcgccttcggctcagaaCGGATGCCCGGATAAGGTGGAGGAGGCCGTCGCCGCCGCCACAGTTTCGCCTCTGCCCGAGAACGGCGCCCCGCCTCGGCCGCAGGGGTCGGATAAGGTGGAGGAGGCCGCCGCCACAGTTTCGCCTCTGCCTGAGAACGGCGCCCCGCCTCGGCAGCAGGGTTCGGATAAGGTGGAGGAGGCCGTCGCCGCCGCCACAGTTTCGCCTCTGCCTCAGAATGGCGCCCCGCCTCGGCAGCAGGGGTCGGATAAGGTGGAAGAGGTGGCTGATCCTGCCGCCGTTTCACCTGTGGCTCAGAGTTGCGGCCTGCCTCACCAAGAGGATGATAAGGTGGACGATCTCTCAGCTGTTTTGCCTGCAGCGCGCAGCAGCGCCCTCCCACATGCCCTGCCTCAGTCAGGGCCGGAGAGGGCTAGGCAGGATGGAGACGGTGGGGAGAACGGAGAGGTGCAATTGGTGGGCGGTGCAGTCAAGCTGTCATCGGATGGTCAGCAAGGGGACAGGGTGGTGCAGGTGGCAGGGCCAACGTTAGAAGTACTGGGGAGCTGTACCACTGTTGGTGCTAGTTCTATGCAGAACGGTGGCGAGGGGGATGGCTTGTTGGTGGCAGCAGAGAAGGGCTGTGGTGGCAGCAGCGATATGGGGCAGGAGGTTGCTGCTAATGATTTCACAGAGATTGAAAACAAAACAGGCACTGGTGAGTTACAGGGAAAGGAAAATGGAATTGCAGGAAGCAGAACAAAACGGTGGTCGTCGGAATCGTCTCTGAATCCGCTGCCTAAGAGGAGGGCAGTCTCAGCCGTACGCAAATTTCCACCTGGCTGTGGGAGGACTATTGTTACCACCGCAGACAGTGGTGTTTTGGAGGTCTCACCTATACGCTCATTTGCTCCTAGTTTTGGGATGTCTGCTGTTAATACCACAGGCAGTGGAGATAGGGAGTGGTTGCCTTCAGAAGCCACCCCTGTCAACAATGGTGATGCCTTGGTGGCAATTCCGGTTTTAGTTTTAGGAGAATCGGCTTTTCCAACTTCAGCAATAGAGGCATCCAATAAGAAAGTGGAAAGCAAGAAAATAGTGGATGAAGGACATAGCAAGGCTCACAATAGGGTCCAAGTTCGAGATGATTTTGCCGGTACCAAACAAGACGGTGACCAGCGAAATGTTGTTTCAAAAGCTACACAGAGGAATGTTTCTGATGAGAAGATGAATGGGAAATTCTCGGCACATAAAGGGGAGCAGGTAGCACAAGAAATGGTGGATCATAAGATGAAAAATGAACTTGAAAGTAGCTTGCAAAGAAGTAATCTTAGGACACCTTTGAGCAATCCCATTGATGTAAAGGTAAAGAGGTTGGATAGTGGCAAGATGAATGCTGGATTGCTTGGTAATGCAAGGTCCTCTGCAGGTGGGAAGATGCAAAGTAAGACTCTGAGTGCTAAAAAGGAAGTGTCCTCAAATATGAACACAAAGCAAAATAAGTTTGCTCATAAGTTGAAGAGTGATGACACAAGCAAGGGTAATTTGCATTTGTCCGCTAGGGAGTCCAAGCTTGGAACACATGTTGCAATCAATCAAATTGAAGAGCCTAACCAAATAATTGTACAAGCATTGATGGCTCCTGATAATTGCCCTTGGACACGAGGAAGAAAGTCATTTGCTAGTGCTTCCAAGTCTCTTGTTCCTAGGAACAAGCTTAAGGGAAAGGATGGTAGTGCTTCCAAGTCTCTTGTTCGTATGAACAAGATAAAGGAAAAGGACACCACTCGAAAAGATATACTAGCAAGAAAAGTGACCTCTAATGAATCGATCAATGATGAGACAATGGATGATAATGAGACACGAGGAAGAGAACCTATTGATAGTACTTCCAAGTGGCTTGTTCCTGTGAACAAGCTAGATGCTACTCCAAATGATATACCAGTAGGGAAAGTGGTATCTTGTGACTCGAGCAATGATGAGGCAATGGATGACAATGATGGCATTATCTTGGAAGATGATGACAACTCTAGGGCGCTAGTTGTGTATGGACAAAAACAAGAAATGTGTCTCACGGTTCTTCCGGTTGTTCCTTCCGGGTCACACCACAAGCAATCTCGGGACCATGATATAGATGCTCGAAGCAAAGTTAGGAAGTTGCTCCAGTTATTCCAGGCGACATACCGAAAGCTTACACAAGTTGAGGAACAAGGTAAACGCAAAGTTGGAAGGATTGACATTGAAGCAGCTAAGGCACTAAAGAACGACCCTATTTATAAAAAGCTTGGGGCTGTTGTGGGAAATTTTCCCGGTGTCGAAGTTGGCGATGAATTTCATTTTAGAGTTGAGCTGTCCATAATTGGTCTCCATGGCCCACTTCAAGCAGGTATTGCCACTTCTAAGGTGAATGGTATCAATGTTGCTATAAGTATCGTTGCCTCTGGTGGCTATCCTGATGAATTATCAAGCTCAGATGAACTAATATACACTGGTTCCGGAGGGAAGGCTGGTGGGAATAAAGAAGGAGATGATCAAAAGCTTGAGCGGGGTAATCTTGCCTTGAAGAATTGCATTGAAACCAAGACCCCGGTTCGTGTGATTCATGGGTTCAAAGGCCAAAATAGAAGTGAAATTGGTCATTCTAAAGGCAAGCAAACTTCAATATTTATATATGATGGATTGTACGAAGTGTTGGAATGTTGGCAAGAAGGCCCAAAAGGCGAGAGGGTCTTCAAGTACAAGTTACAGAGGATCGCAGGGCAACCTGAATTAGCCCTACATGCAGTTAAGGCAACGAGGAAGTCCAAAGTTCGTGAAGGTCTTTGTTTGCCTGATATATCTCAAGGAAGGGAGCGGATACCCATATGTGTCATCAACACAATTGATGACATGAAGCCAGCACCATTTAAATACATTACCGAAGTCATATATCCAGATTGGTATGAAAAAGAACCACCAAAAGGTTGCAACTGTACAAACGGCTGCTCGGACTCTATTACATGTGCTTGTGCAGTGAAAAATGGAGGGGAAATCATGTTCAATTTCAACGGTGCGATCGTCGAGGCCAGGCCTCTCATATATGAGTGTGGTCCATCATGCAG GTGCCCGCCAACATGCCACAACAGGGTGAGTCAGCATGGTGTCAAAATTCCACTAGAAATATTCAAGACAGGCAAGACAGGTTGGGGTGTAAGATCCCTCAGTTCTATATCATCAGGCAGTTTCATATGTGAGTATACCGGTGAGCTATTGGAAGATGAAGAAGCTGAAAAGAGAGAGAATGATGAGTATCTATTTGATATTGGTCATAACTACCATGATAAAGAACTTTGGGAGGGGCTGAAGTCAGTGGTTGGTCTAGGATCTGCTACCTCATCTTCTGAGACCATGGAAGGCTTCACAATAGATGCATCTGAGTGTGGCAATGTGGGAAGATTTATCAACCATAGTTGTTCACCAAACCTCTATGCCCAAAATGTTCTCTGGGACCATGATGATATGAGGATGCCACATGTTATGTTTTTTGCTGTTGAGAATATCCCGCCACTACAGGAGCTGACCTACCACTATAACTATAAGATAGGGGAGGTCTACATAAATGGCGAGGAGAAGGTTAAACATTGCTACTGTGGCGCCTCGGATTGCTGTGGAAGGCTCTACTGA